In Streptomyces sp. ML-6, the genomic stretch GCGGAGCTCCATAAGCGCCGCGTGAGCCGGCGTGGAACACCCGGATCCCGCCCACCAGCACCTCCTCTGCCCGCTCCCGCACCGTCCGGGCCGGCTGTGACGCCCTGTGCGCGTAGTAGGCGGAACGCGGCACTCCCAGCGCACGGCACAGAAACGCAACGCTGTGACCTGCAGGATTACCCTCCGATGCCTTCTCCGCATCGATGAAACGACACCGTGCCGCGGTGCCTACCTCATCTTGTCCTGAGTGAAGAAGGCGGTCGCTTTTCCCAGAACCTCAATCGTGGCCTCCTGCTCGCGGACCTTCCGCCGCAGCCGGACCAGCTCCTCGCGCTCCGCAGTGGTCAAAGCCCCGGCGGACCCCTCACCGCGGTCGATCTTCGCCTGCTTCACCCACCCGCGCAGCCCTTCCGGACTCACGCCCAGATCCCTCGCGACCTCGGTGACCGTCTTCTCCGAGGACAACGCCGAGGCGACCGCGTCCGGCTTGAACTCGGCCGTGTACCTCTTACTCGTATTGCTCTTCTTGCTCACTACCTGTGACTGCTTCCTCCGGGGCCATCCATCCCAGTATCAAGCTGTCCGGCCAACAGGGGGAACCTCAGCCGGCAGCCGGATGTGTGTCGGGTGCGATACGAGGTGCGGTGTGATGTTCCCGTTCGTCCCACTCCAGGTGTAAAAGCCTTCCTCGGCCCGGACGGCCGGGTTCGGGGGCAGGAAGAGCAGGTACAGGCCGCACAGCGGCCATCGGCCAGGCAGGCCGGCAGT encodes the following:
- a CDS encoding transposase is translated as MSKKSNTSKRYTAEFKPDAVASALSSEKTVTEVARDLGVSPEGLRGWVKQAKIDRGEGSAGALTTAEREELVRLRRKVREQEATIEVLGKATAFFTQDKMR